attttattttacaagattgtaaattttagatttgtgtCATGAAACTTGAAGTGTCATGAACAGCATTACTAAATAACatatcattattgttattattactattataaaTTTTATTATACTGTTTGAATTATGCTTCCAATGCTATTTGTATCTTTGTATTAGTGTAAATTCAACCCTTCCAATAATACACagcttattattatcatttatcACAAGATAAGTAAGTATCTTGTAAAGTAACAAGGACATGAGAAGCCAAAGACTGTGTCCTCCtgccacagccacaaaactgTAGGTACAACAAGCAGGCTGGCCATTCACCTttaacctctgacatcaacaaggatCAAGCATCCTCCAATCTTGTTCAAGCTGCAGTCTTGCAGTGTACACTACTATCTACAGTTTAAAGTAAAACTTGAACTAATCTTTTTGCATGTTGGAGTAGTGGGTTTGCTCGTTCTTTAGGGTGCAAGAGGTCCTCAAACTTTAGATGAAGTGTAATTAGAACATTGCCCAAGTTTTATACAGATAGTCATTATCTCTCCTGTGGGTAGCTAATATctatttcagttttcagccaaCACAAAGAACTTCAACCTTGATTGTTCACTTAATCAGTGATGGATAAGTCTGAGGTGAATCAGCTGAAGATCTTTGCTCATTCCAACTCCAGTTTTTCCATtgagaaaaataattttttagtttgtgttacaTTATATTTTTATGGCTAACATTAATGTTGGGCATTAAAATGCTATTGTCTgttttagtgttgatgaagtCAACAGTATGAATCTGCATCTGTTCACAGTCTAGAAGTGAAAACCAGGATCGGGCTGTTAGTGAGAGAAGAAAACTCACATTGATGTTTCTTAAGACAGGTAAATACAGGTGTTTTTTACCTTCTTGGTCTGGTTGTATAATTCTTGCCTGGGATGCAAGAGGTCCTGGGTTCGCAGTTACATCAGTTAAAAAGGCATCTAGTAATGTAAAAATAACTAATACCGTATTTTTTAGACCATATGGCGCACTGGATTTATAAGGCGCACTATCGATGAACgtgtctgttttcatacataaggcgcatcGGATTATAAAGCGcactaagcaaaaaaaaaacagtcagataagtcaaactacTCAACCCATTCTTCTTCCTTCCTCCGCTTCTGTACcgttgattcattaatgttgaattctctcgcagctgctctattcccatgttgttgcagtatattaatgactaacctcgtattgtggatggattatctcagttgttctcctgactgacgtttggtccgtttacagcatcctgccatgcattTGTTCCTAACCACTGGGAACCCTcccgttaacttttatcgagtggaaaaaagttagcgttcatcctgcagcttcactgtgtttatgttacgctaacatagctgtgttgttAGCAATtacatagcacatcattatatacgaGCTAGTCTAACTTCAGCAGCCCTACAAAGGTCActactgtttagttttctgtcttcatttatgttggaagcgatagcagagctgtacttttttattttttcagaaatctctcagtcagaactagagatggcacgataccacttttttatgtccgataccgatatcataaatttgcatatctgccgataccgatataaATCCGATAAAGCatattttataatcaataaaatgtttttttttttatatctcgctgcattttgtataagttcatactcaagtttaaaaaacaacacaacactgaagttattctgttatacctgtatgcaaaaacacTGTACCCAAAATATGTCATAGATCAGCAAtgctgatcaatctaataaacttaaacctacaccatcctccctattttggtattttaaagagtacttagcagaaatattaagcaatctaactaatagggttgccaactctgagcaaaaaaaaaaaaaaaaaaatagggaaccaccccctgCCCACTTTAATTTCAtgcacatgtaaaaaaaaaaaaaaatgcacagaaatcagtaatttttctacaataattaaatagattaccttcccaaaggaagaAGTACTATAGCTTAGTACGTTATAAATTTGACTTAATAGTTCCTATATACAATAATGGaattctatacattttacatcagatggaaactttggttgtaagattcagataataatttattaaaaactaGACATGACAattagaaagaaaagtatgtctttgtgcccccctttccctgttaatgccctattggcccccctggctaaactttgctagatccgcccctgcacagttaccagccgtcagctacgtagaaaaggatcctggtgtagaaagtaatattaaataaattctaacaacagcttatcaagcttaaatgtgctgctgttgtatatccgctggtttcctctttctggcgcaaagtggacGATAatcaaacaagagagacgggagtcacgacagaaaagccgatcagctgatcattgatcagtttcatgattgaagtagcagcaggagagagagagaatgagaggcagTTGCTCCCAGCATTCGCtaggaatgctttacaaacattcagagataaactcacacacttgctttacttctctgggatacCTTTCTCGGAGATTACATGCCGGTTTGGAAGCATGTagaggctccaaatgctcaaccagaccACCGACAGGTCTTGCAtgccacagccgctctatcacgagACGCATACTCCTCCGACGTGCTAAGGTTTTGAGCTGAGTTACGCTaagtcgcaagttttgtgaggtgcttttgttatatttaatggatcaaCACAGCTTCCTGCTAACCTCTAACTCtgataaatttaataaattcttttttcatggatgcctggatggtaaacttaattgttacacccggtaaagcagccacactgatcattttattaaagataaaagaatttaaacagtttttaactctcagtgatgccgcagtgttcgtttgactttgggacctgaagcggacggcattttggacccagattactctgtgaggctcctgactacggtagctgtaatgctctgacaatccatcaaacGTTATGCTTCGTAgcttcccatatggaaaagatatatataaatcttataaagtttgtatctgtcttgtgtgaaacttgtatgaaaagcatacaagagtgaaaaaagatataagatcccttgaaaaattatataaatgaaacttgtatgttttggatacttactaaaacaatatatgaaagtggcCCCTTTCATGAGTAAaacatataagccttatatgattcactaaaTGAAGTAGGCCAAATCTGATGCAAGTCTTTATacgttttttctatttcttttccatatgggttaccacagtcgtactaaaacattttttgacagatttttgagcgccgtgtaccacataaaatcggtacAATGTCAGTAAGcccaaccagaattcatacataaggttcaccggattataaggtgcagtgtcgatttttgagaaaaggattttaagtgcacctTATACTGCGGAAAATACTTCTGACTTCCTGTGACTCCAGatgaaagaatgaaaaataCCATTGTCTTTTAAACAAAAATGGTAATCCATCAGATTACTGATGagagaaactgaacatttctcTCATCagcaaccaggaagcagcttcatcTCTGACCACAGGCACACTGATCTCTACTAACTCAACTGGAGGAGCAGCATTCAGGTAGATGAGGTACTGATCAATCTTATTGGTCTTTCAAAGAATGTAGGAATGTAAATTAATAAATTCAATTTTGGAGCACAATTTTTATGGAAAACTGTACTGCACTGTGTAACCTACATGTGATAGGACAGCTCCTCCAGCACAGCATGGAGACACCAATGGAGACACACCAATTTGGTGCCTCTCAGACCTGCAGCAGGAGTTCAGTATTCATGACAAGCTGATCACACAGACCGCCCCAAATCCAACCTGAATAAGTTCCACATAAAAGTtgatctgccatgttattgttttaaacaaataCAGCCGTTCTGGAGTTTATGTTGCTGGGATGTGAGAAATTCAGGGAATGTCTGTGAATTGTAGTTGAAAGGTGAAATGGGCTCTCTGTCTAACTTATCCCACAGGTTTAGAGGTTGAGTGACTGTATGTTTCTTTAGACAGGGAAACTTGGGGATTTGTGGCTCATTGATCTAggacaggggtcggcaacctgcggctccagagccgcatgcggctctttagtccttatagtgcggctccgcgtggtttgggaaaataaattagaagtatttagctgaagtgtattttatttatgttagttcttttttaacttgtagttctaaattggaagattattgtgatattgaaatataaaaataaaattatattctattattttttcatcgctcaaaataagagtcacactcgcggaagccggtaacgccatgcatttatcgagactttcaaccccaggtaggccaattatggatcttcggatccacattatgtcagcagctgttctccaccgtgaactatgttaaaaacaaacaccgctcacgcctcacagatgacagcttacagtcctgcgtaaagataaaagtgacttcgtacagccccgatttgcagacgcaaATCGCGTCTGCAaatgcgcagaggttcaggagcagaagtcccattgtaaacatatcacggcagacccgacgatgtttccatgaacatgcttttcagcatctctttattgaccacttttcacacacggttgctgtacgcatacagccggctgtagcttttcagctcacagcccgacatataccaacaacaacacaacagcacagatagcgcagactttaaggcggcgtccgcctcccctgcagcggcgctgcaaaccacacacattaaccaggtaaaatacatatttaggcagaattttgcaaatatctatttttcatttttcagcagcatagagctttttttccagttattttttaaaagtcaggtcaaggctccaaaagcccaaaggcgatataagggtggcggctgacaacagtttttgtttgctacatggatcattttagttcagctgggtgtctttccttttgttatatttctttaagagttcaaaatgtgttaattacataaataaaatgtaattttctctgtaggacttcatggatttcataagcaacacaccttagttgttcacacaaagcacaaaggtaaaaaacaatatatacagtgttatcttcattttagatgtcaaaaagtatttgcggctcccagtgttttcttttgcgtggaaaccgggtccaaatggctctttgggtcttaaaggttgctgacccctgcacTAGACGGTCCTCGCTCGTGCTGAGGTGCCACGTTTGTCAGTCAGACTTTTTGATTTTGCTTGGGGGAAAGGGAgagtctgggcttctctgcttaggctgctgcccacGCGACCCGGtccccggataagcggaagaagatggatggatgatggattaAACAAATTAAGCAAATATCCAAAGCCTAACAACGCAACCACTACAAAAATTAAGCTTTTGTACCACCAGATTCtcatatacttacatttaaAAGTGAAAGTGTATTCCTCTCCCACATTAACTCCCGCTTTGTCCGCAATTGTTATGAGAAAAATTCTCCTGTATGACCCGCAATAAatcctgggatatggtgggtgacgaaggatacacctgacccatccttaaaatttgGGGAAAAGTAAGATGCATTTGTTGCCGCATTTGCCGCCACATTTGGAAGAGTCTTccaatttggacagccttcattGTGTCGCTGTGATGTAATTGCCCACAAATGCATCCTTTGAAGCATGCTACCCCTTAATTTGGACACAGCCAGAGTCTGCATGCAGGTCTGTGAAAGCAACAGAAACATCAATATTAAAAACGGTATCTGTGATTAACTCTCAGTGATCAGAGCCCCACACTTACACAGGTTAAAGACCCAGATTAGAGATTAAGTCTCCTTTTTCTTCAATACACCAACACAAAACATGCACAATGTATGAACTCATCTCTCATACAAAAGTAACTCAATTTGAATGACATGCAAGCAGCAACTAACTGTTTCTGTTCCCTTCTGACGTTTTTGCCCCACCTCTCTGACACGTTTCCACACGTTCAAACACAGTAGAGTGAGAAAGAGGAAACTGGTGAGCAGCAGAACAtcagcagagacagaaaatTACATCAACTGCCAGTAAAAGACAGACATGGCCAGCAAATACACTTGCCTTGgtaagtacatttaaaaagactAATCTATAACCTTTATTTTACATAAAGGCTTATAAAACTCAACACCCATTTATTAAACTGAACATGTATTAGACTCTAGTCATTATTTTAATCTATTTCCTAGTTCAATCTCTTCCTCTAAGAGTGTTGCATAACCTTACTTCATTTTTCCATCACTTTTCTTGAGCCTGCCTTtaccttttcttcttctctcacttCTGTTGATCAACTCTTGCaggttttcttttcttgaactgtgtttatgttttaaaaaacttgctctgtgtttcttttttatttactaaGTGGTTTGATGTCAGTTTGGGCTACACACAATAGAACAGTACAAAGTACAAACTTTTTGTCTTCTGAATTTGAATTGTGAAAATATTAACTTTAGGGAAAGGAAATGGTAAAATGTAACTTTCATACAATCATCaataaaaagtgtttaatactCTTCAGCAGAGCAAGAAGAACCTGAGAAGCCAGAACTCAGGATTTTGCTTCTTGGAAAAACGGGTGTTGGAAAGAGTGCTTCAGGAAACAGCATCTTGAGAGGAAAAGTATTTCGATCcacagcttcttcttcctctGAAACATCAGAGTGTCAGAAGGAAACGTCTCTCTTTGAAGGTCAAACACTGGCTGTAGTTGATACTCCAGGTCTGTATGAAACTAAACTAACTAAAGAGGAGGTGAAGAGAGAGATTGTTAGATGCATCTCCTTTGCTGCTCCTGGTCCTCATGTGTTCCTGGTTGTGATCCAACCAAACAGattcaccaaagaagaagaaaaaactgtgaaaatcaTTCAGGAGATATTTGGTGAACAAGCAGCTGATTATACGATGGCCTTGGTAATCCATGAAGATGATGTGAAGGAAGAAACCATAGAAGAAGCAATCAAGCATCCAGATCTCAAAGACTTTATCAGTCAGTGCCGTGGAGGATATCATGTTTTTAACAGCAGAAACAAGGATCCCTCTcaggtcagagagctgctgaAGAAAATCAACACAATGATTAAAAGAAATGGAGGATGCTGCTACACCACCAAAATGTTTGAAGAGGCAGAGAAAGCCATAAAtaca
The sequence above is a segment of the Oreochromis aureus strain Israel breed Guangdong linkage group 3, ZZ_aureus, whole genome shotgun sequence genome. Coding sequences within it:
- the LOC116334507 gene encoding GTPase IMAP family member 9-like isoform X2, translating into MASKYTCLEQEEPEKPELRILLLGKTGVGKSASGNSILRGKVFRSTASSSSETSECQKETSLFEGQTLAVVDTPGLYETKLTKEEVKREIVRCISFAAPGPHVFLVVIQPNRFTKEEEKTVKIIQEIFGEQAADYTMALVIHEDDVKEETIEEAIKHPDLKDFISQCRGGYHVFNSRNKDPSQVRELLKKINTMIKRNGGCCYTTKMFEEAEKAINTEMEQLEMTVASETAKEGRYKAERRNKFTLGDWDSTVAGAAASTAGVGAGIAAGVGAGIVAGAGIIVQGARVGAAAGVAAGSAEAAGVAVDIAVSVAVKAAILKWKLWDCVTQ
- the LOC116334507 gene encoding GTPase IMAP family member 9-like isoform X1, yielding MASKYTCLAEQEEPEKPELRILLLGKTGVGKSASGNSILRGKVFRSTASSSSETSECQKETSLFEGQTLAVVDTPGLYETKLTKEEVKREIVRCISFAAPGPHVFLVVIQPNRFTKEEEKTVKIIQEIFGEQAADYTMALVIHEDDVKEETIEEAIKHPDLKDFISQCRGGYHVFNSRNKDPSQVRELLKKINTMIKRNGGCCYTTKMFEEAEKAINTEMEQLEMTVASETAKEGRYKAERRNKFTLGDWDSTVAGAAASTAGVGAGIAAGVGAGIVAGAGIIVQGARVGAAAGVAAGSAEAAGVAVDIAVSVAVKAAILKWKLWDCVTQ